In a genomic window of Halalkalibacillus sediminis:
- the hisF gene encoding imidazole glycerol phosphate synthase subunit HisF, with the protein MLAKRIIPCLDVRDGRVVKGTKFKDIKDVDDPVALGKKYSELGADELVFYDITASHEKRNIFLDVVERVGEEVHIPFTVGGGIRTVEDFRSVLNAGADKVSVNSAAVSNPQLINEAAERFGSQCVVLSIDVKKEDGDWFVFVKGGRENTGKKLWDWIDEGVARGAGEIVLNVMDTDGVKEGYEVNLMSRVAERVRVPVVASGGAGKKEHFSQVLKEGKADAALAASVFHFGEIEIKDLKTYLYEENLPIRLG; encoded by the coding sequence CAAAGGCACGAAATTCAAGGACATCAAAGACGTGGACGACCCTGTTGCATTAGGGAAAAAATATAGTGAACTTGGCGCGGATGAGCTCGTCTTCTATGATATAACTGCTTCTCATGAAAAGAGAAACATTTTCCTAGACGTCGTTGAAAGGGTAGGTGAAGAGGTACACATTCCCTTTACAGTTGGCGGCGGAATCCGAACAGTCGAAGATTTCAGAAGTGTCCTAAACGCAGGAGCTGATAAAGTTTCGGTGAATAGTGCAGCCGTTTCGAATCCGCAATTGATCAATGAAGCGGCCGAACGCTTTGGTAGCCAGTGCGTCGTGTTATCAATCGATGTAAAAAAGGAAGACGGTGACTGGTTCGTTTTTGTTAAAGGTGGCCGTGAAAACACAGGCAAGAAACTTTGGGACTGGATTGATGAAGGTGTAGCCCGCGGTGCCGGAGAAATCGTACTGAACGTGATGGATACAGATGGAGTGAAAGAAGGCTACGAAGTGAATCTCATGAGTCGGGTAGCTGAACGCGTTCGTGTCCCTGTTGTAGCTTCGGGCGGAGCAGGTAAGAAAGAGCACTTCTCACAAGTTCTGAAAGAGGGGAAAGCCGATGCTGCACTGGCTGCTTCTGTTTTTCACTTCGGGGAAATAGAAATCAAAGATTTAAAAACATACTTATACGAAGAAAATTTACCAATCAGGTTAGGGTGA